In Chloroflexota bacterium, the following are encoded in one genomic region:
- the fmt gene encoding methionyl-tRNA formyltransferase, with protein sequence MRPELRVLFMGTPEFAIPPLEKLVHEHCRVVAVYTQPDKPGGRGRSLLISPVKMAALSMDLPVVQPASLKEKAAVGRLAGFQPDVIIVAAFGQILPQTVLNIPRYGCLNIHPSRLPRYRGASPVAAAILAGDEVTGVTIMLLDSGLDTGPLLAQEKMAISSPDTTGSLSIKLSHMAAEMLPRVLSRWTAGEITPRPQNEAEATYSHAIKKEDGEIDWQLPADDIWRRVRAFQPWPGAYTRWAGRRLEIIDAVALSGQGEHKVGEVVALREGAAFGVSTGKGILGVIKVQLQGKQAMSAVDFLRGQRRLVGAVLPS encoded by the coding sequence ATGAGACCAGAATTGCGCGTGCTTTTCATGGGTACCCCGGAATTCGCCATCCCCCCGCTTGAGAAGCTGGTTCACGAGCATTGCCGGGTGGTGGCGGTCTATACCCAGCCCGATAAACCTGGCGGCAGGGGACGCTCTCTGCTTATCTCACCGGTGAAGATGGCGGCGTTGAGTATGGATTTGCCGGTGGTTCAGCCGGCCAGTTTAAAAGAGAAGGCGGCCGTGGGACGGCTCGCTGGTTTCCAGCCGGATGTTATCATTGTAGCGGCCTTCGGGCAGATATTGCCCCAAACGGTTCTGAACATCCCCCGCTACGGCTGCCTGAATATTCATCCTTCACGGCTGCCCAGGTACAGAGGCGCATCGCCGGTGGCAGCAGCGATACTCGCCGGCGACGAGGTCACTGGTGTTACCATCATGCTGTTAGACAGCGGCCTGGATACCGGGCCTCTCCTTGCTCAGGAAAAGATGGCGATATCGTCGCCGGACACGACGGGCTCACTGTCAATCAAGCTCTCTCATATGGCGGCAGAGATGCTCCCCCGTGTGCTTAGTCGCTGGACGGCAGGTGAAATTACACCCCGGCCCCAGAACGAGGCCGAGGCCACCTATTCGCACGCCATTAAAAAGGAGGACGGCGAGATCGACTGGCAACTCCCGGCAGATGATATCTGGCGGCGCGTCCGTGCCTTTCAACCCTGGCCGGGAGCATATACCCGCTGGGCTGGCAGGCGACTTGAAATCATTGACGCCGTGGCTCTGTCGGGTCAAGGTGAGCATAAAGTGGGTGAGGTGGTGGCATTGAGGGAGGGAGCCGCCTTCGGCGTCAGCACGGGGAAAGGGATTCTGGGTGTCATTAAGGTGCAGCTACAGGGCAAACAGGCCATGTCCGCGGTTGATTTCCTGAGAGGGCAGCGGCGGTTAGTTGGCGCCGTGCTGCCGAGTTAG
- the dnaA gene encoding chromosomal replication initiator protein DnaA codes for MENRPAREIWGAALGELQIQVSRSNYRTWLEKTVGLEYHNDHFVVSVPNTFIAEYLDRNQRSLIEKTLIHLTSSPEIRVSFQVDGKYKNSSNGHKEDPDILNPALTDTPQFNPKYVFDSFIVGDGNRLAYAAAQGVALNPGKIYNPLYIYGVVGLGKTHLLLAIAHIAQSRHIQVICISAEQFTNEFVSAIRKKKVDDFHLKYRHAGMLLIDDIQFIGGKKQTEESFFHTFNALHNANRQIVVTSDQPPKAIPLLDKRLRSRFEWGLVVDIQPPGLETRQAILQSKAKQRGINIADDVLKFIASQGQQNIRELEGSLNRVTAFAKLLDAPPSLELAEQAIADIGSRERTVDISTHSLVINAVASSFGLKPDDLRSSKRDKETSLVRRVAMYLLRQNTSCSLAQVGALLGDRDPSSVTNSCKKLAAELSSNRALKQKVAEIQKIIKHPLKENSK; via the coding sequence ATGGAAAATAGACCAGCACGAGAAATTTGGGGCGCGGCCCTGGGCGAATTGCAGATTCAGGTCAGCAGGTCAAATTACCGAACATGGCTTGAAAAGACGGTAGGCTTAGAGTACCACAATGACCACTTTGTTGTCAGCGTACCCAACACTTTTATCGCCGAATATCTGGACCGGAACCAGCGTTCCCTGATTGAAAAGACGCTCATTCACCTCACATCCTCCCCGGAAATCCGGGTTTCTTTTCAGGTCGATGGCAAATATAAGAATTCATCGAATGGGCACAAAGAGGACCCGGACATTTTAAATCCGGCGCTAACAGATACTCCTCAGTTCAATCCTAAATACGTCTTCGATAGCTTCATCGTTGGCGATGGTAACCGGCTGGCCTATGCGGCGGCTCAGGGCGTTGCCTTGAATCCGGGTAAAATCTATAATCCGCTCTATATCTACGGGGTCGTGGGGCTGGGCAAAACTCATCTTTTACTTGCCATTGCGCATATAGCACAGTCCAGGCATATCCAGGTCATTTGCATCAGCGCCGAGCAGTTTACCAATGAATTCGTCAGTGCAATCCGCAAGAAAAAGGTTGACGATTTTCACCTGAAATATCGCCATGCTGGAATGCTTTTAATCGATGATATCCAATTCATCGGCGGCAAGAAGCAGACGGAGGAGAGCTTTTTCCACACGTTTAACGCCCTCCACAATGCTAACCGCCAGATTGTGGTCACCAGTGACCAGCCGCCGAAGGCAATTCCACTGCTGGATAAAAGGCTGCGGTCTCGCTTCGAGTGGGGGCTCGTGGTCGATATTCAGCCCCCGGGCTTGGAGACACGCCAAGCCATCTTACAATCAAAAGCCAAGCAGAGGGGTATAAATATCGCCGATGATGTCCTTAAATTCATCGCCAGCCAGGGGCAGCAGAACATCAGAGAGCTCGAGGGGTCATTGAATCGCGTGACCGCTTTCGCTAAGTTACTTGATGCCCCGCCCTCTCTGGAACTTGCAGAACAAGCAATAGCAGACATAGGCAGCAGAGAGAGGACTGTCGATATAAGTACGCACAGCTTGGTGATTAACGCCGTTGCCAGCAGCTTTGGCCTGAAACCGGATGACCTGAGGAGCAGCAAGAGAGATAAAGAGACCTCCCTGGTCCGACGTGTTGCCATGTACCTCCTTCGCCAGAACACCAGCTGTTCATTGGCCCAGGTTGGTGCCCTGCTGGGAGATAGAGACCCCTCGTCCGTTACCAACTCCTGTAAAAAGCTCGCTGCCGAACTAAGCAGCAACAGAGCACTAAAGCAAAAGGTTGCCGAAATACAAAAAATTATCAAGCACCCGCTAAAAGAAAACTCAAAGTAA
- a CDS encoding cofactor-independent phosphoglycerate mutase: MKYVILIMDGASGYPIPERAGKTSLELAHTPNLDALAKEGTVGLARTVPPGMEASSACACMSVLGYDPKVYYKGRAGIEARSMGIPISDGEVVFRCNLVAVRDGKMWSYSSGYISTEEAHAMIDALNATLASDEVQFYPGVSYRHICKIKGHEETLQAECTSPHDIPGKAIAEHLPRGQGSEVLRDLMARSEAVLKKHPVNRERIARGVIPATMIWLFWGSSRLPDMPSFEGRYGLGAAMTSGVDLLDGLAQLAGMEVLDIPGVTDNIDNDYAAQANGAIEALSEYDLVVVHIEAPDEAAHDRAIDAKIEAIQKIDAEVVSRLRAYPGDIRLLIMPDHPTPILVQTHTDDPVPFLIWGAGVKPNGAGRFTEDEAKRTGLFLEKGYTIMNKLVAKAGG; the protein is encoded by the coding sequence ATGAAATACGTTATTTTAATCATGGATGGGGCCTCCGGATATCCCATCCCCGAGCGTGCGGGAAAGACATCTCTGGAGCTGGCACACACACCCAACCTGGATGCGCTGGCGAAAGAAGGCACCGTCGGGCTGGCCCGCACCGTGCCGCCCGGCATGGAGGCGAGCAGCGCCTGCGCTTGCATGTCGGTGCTGGGCTATGACCCGAAAGTGTATTATAAGGGCCGCGCCGGCATTGAAGCGAGGAGCATGGGTATTCCCATCAGCGATGGGGAGGTGGTGTTCCGCTGCAACCTGGTGGCAGTTCGGGACGGGAAGATGTGGAGCTACAGCTCGGGCTACATCAGCACCGAGGAAGCCCATGCCATGATTGATGCCCTGAATGCAACCCTTGCCAGCGATGAGGTGCAGTTCTACCCCGGCGTCAGCTACCGGCATATCTGCAAAATCAAGGGGCACGAGGAGACACTCCAGGCCGAGTGCACGTCGCCGCACGATATTCCCGGGAAGGCAATTGCCGAACACCTGCCCCGTGGCCAGGGAAGCGAAGTGCTGCGCGACCTGATGGCACGCTCGGAGGCGGTTCTCAAAAAACACCCGGTGAACCGGGAACGGATAGCGCGCGGTGTCATACCGGCCACCATGATATGGCTGTTCTGGGGGAGCAGTCGCTTGCCGGATATGCCGTCTTTTGAAGGCAGGTACGGCCTCGGAGCAGCCATGACCTCGGGGGTTGATTTGCTCGACGGGTTGGCGCAGCTTGCCGGGATGGAGGTACTGGATATCCCCGGCGTAACCGACAACATAGATAACGATTATGCGGCGCAGGCCAACGGAGCCATTGAGGCACTGTCGGAATATGACCTGGTGGTAGTTCACATTGAAGCGCCGGACGAGGCGGCGCATGACCGCGCCATCGACGCCAAAATCGAGGCCATTCAGAAAATCGATGCCGAGGTGGTCAGCCGACTGCGCGCATATCCGGGCGATATCCGCCTTCTCATTATGCCTGACCACCCCACCCCGATACTCGTGCAGACCCATACCGATGACCCCGTGCCCTTTCTCATCTGGGGAGCGGGGGTAAAGCCAAACGGCGCCGGCAGGTTTACCGAGGACGAAGCGAAAAGAACTGGCCTTTTCCTCGAGAAAGGGTATACAATTATGAATAAACTTGTGGCGAAGGCTGGCGGATAA
- a CDS encoding MtaA/CmuA family methyltransferase: MTAETNGEKPDLTPRRRFLANLMGGRKGKRISVSNPTSIVCVELINKVGVHFPDAHTDASAMAELAAAGYEVLGFDTIMPEFSVQQEAAALGCEVNWGSDNMMPETMTHPVKNPGDVVIPDNLLEKPSIKVVLDAISKLRREYGDRVAILGKVMGPWTICYHTVGVEDFLILVRLDPEQVRAYLEAYMPVTIAVANAQLRAGADAVVLPDHATGAMVSAQTYADFLVPVHRKMLAQIGGPTILHICGRCLDRIPYIATEGYDGYHFEWQNDPKKAVEAAGGQVSLLGGIGNIEGLLQGTPDDVYKQARYNIEAGVASIGPECAISLQTPIENLKAIIAAAEEGY, translated from the coding sequence ATGACTGCTGAGACCAACGGAGAAAAGCCTGACCTGACCCCGAGGCGACGTTTCCTGGCCAACCTGATGGGCGGACGTAAGGGCAAGCGCATTTCCGTCTCCAATCCCACCTCAATTGTCTGTGTGGAACTGATAAACAAGGTCGGCGTCCATTTTCCCGATGCCCATACCGATGCCAGTGCCATGGCGGAACTGGCCGCCGCCGGCTACGAGGTTCTGGGCTTCGATACCATCATGCCGGAGTTCAGCGTTCAGCAGGAGGCGGCCGCCCTCGGCTGCGAGGTGAACTGGGGCAGCGATAATATGATGCCAGAGACGATGACGCACCCGGTGAAGAACCCCGGGGACGTCGTTATCCCGGACAATCTGCTGGAAAAACCGTCCATAAAGGTGGTGCTCGATGCCATCTCGAAGCTGCGCCGTGAGTACGGCGACCGCGTGGCCATACTCGGCAAGGTGATGGGCCCGTGGACCATCTGCTACCATACGGTCGGTGTGGAGGACTTCCTCATCCTGGTGCGACTTGACCCCGAGCAGGTGAGAGCATACCTGGAGGCGTACATGCCGGTGACCATTGCCGTTGCTAACGCCCAGCTCCGCGCCGGTGCCGATGCGGTGGTGCTTCCCGACCACGCCACCGGAGCCATGGTCAGCGCCCAGACCTATGCCGACTTCCTGGTGCCGGTGCACCGTAAGATGCTGGCGCAGATAGGGGGGCCGACCATCCTGCATATATGTGGACGGTGCCTCGACCGTATTCCGTACATCGCCACCGAGGGCTATGACGGCTATCACTTTGAATGGCAGAACGACCCGAAGAAAGCTGTTGAAGCGGCGGGGGGCCAGGTATCGCTGCTGGGGGGCATCGGCAATATTGAGGGCCTGCTGCAGGGTACGCCGGATGATGTGTATAAACAGGCCAGGTACAACATAGAAGCGGGCGTTGCCTCCATCGGGCCGGAGTGTGCCATCTCGCTACAGACCCCTATTGAAAACCTGAAGGCGATAATCGCCGCCGCGGAAGAGGGCTATTAG
- the obgE gene encoding GTPase ObgE, protein MIDKVEILIKAGDGGNGIISFRREKFVPFGGPDGGDGGNGGNVVIRAEKAVTNLRKYRYRKLYRASDGRHGGGKRKHGRNGSDLILAVPPGTVVANKTALPEDELIADLKVDSEQVIGARGGRGGRGNARFASSTQQAPRIAQRGEPGEEREIILELRLIADVGIIGYPNAGKSTLLAKASAARPKIASYPFTTLEPILGAAEVGIQNFVLAEIPGLIEDAHLGRGLGHEFLRHSLRTKMLLHLIDGSHESPADDMIRVNNELSLYDSALAQKPQLVTVNKIDLPQVAARQREIEESFQQGGIEVFFVSAATGQGVNELMVALAEKLKQVERSQLALKEAPRKVFRPQPRDRGPRVRREGETFVIQFPELERIVTVRGVSEDELRAQLKHQLSRAGVVRELEKAGIKPGNKVRCGALEWEW, encoded by the coding sequence ATGATAGATAAAGTAGAAATACTGATTAAGGCCGGTGATGGCGGCAATGGTATAATCAGCTTCAGGCGAGAGAAGTTTGTACCCTTCGGTGGTCCGGATGGAGGGGACGGGGGAAACGGAGGAAACGTGGTTATCAGGGCAGAGAAAGCAGTAACCAATCTGAGAAAATACCGGTACCGAAAGCTATATCGTGCCAGTGATGGCCGACATGGCGGGGGCAAGAGAAAACACGGCAGGAATGGCAGCGACCTGATACTGGCAGTGCCTCCGGGGACAGTGGTTGCCAATAAAACAGCCCTGCCTGAGGATGAGCTGATTGCCGACCTGAAGGTAGACAGTGAGCAGGTGATTGGAGCCAGGGGTGGGCGAGGTGGCAGGGGCAATGCGCGTTTCGCCTCCTCCACCCAGCAGGCCCCGCGTATCGCACAGCGAGGAGAACCCGGTGAGGAACGAGAAATTATACTGGAACTGAGGCTCATAGCCGATGTCGGCATCATTGGCTATCCCAACGCGGGTAAGTCGACTTTACTGGCAAAAGCTTCCGCCGCCAGGCCTAAAATCGCCAGCTATCCATTCACCACGTTGGAACCGATTCTGGGAGCAGCAGAGGTCGGGATACAGAATTTTGTCCTGGCCGAAATACCGGGATTGATTGAGGACGCTCACCTCGGTCGTGGCCTGGGCCACGAATTTCTCCGTCACAGTTTGCGCACCAAGATGCTGCTCCACCTCATTGATGGCAGCCACGAATCGCCGGCGGATGATATGATACGGGTGAATAATGAACTCAGCCTTTATGATTCGGCACTGGCACAAAAACCGCAACTTGTTACGGTGAATAAAATTGACTTGCCGCAGGTAGCAGCCAGGCAAAGAGAGATAGAGGAATCATTTCAGCAGGGAGGAATCGAGGTATTTTTCGTGTCGGCAGCGACGGGACAGGGTGTTAACGAGCTTATGGTGGCCTTGGCCGAGAAGCTGAAACAGGTAGAGAGGAGCCAACTTGCTCTTAAGGAGGCACCGAGGAAGGTATTTCGTCCTCAGCCCAGAGATCGTGGTCCAAGGGTAAGGAGGGAAGGTGAAACCTTTGTCATTCAGTTCCCTGAACTGGAACGTATTGTGACCGTGCGGGGGGTTTCTGAGGATGAGTTACGCGCCCAGCTCAAGCATCAGCTTTCCCGGGCCGGTGTTGTCAGGGAACTGGAGAAGGCGGGTATTAAGCCCGGTAACAAGGTACGCTGCGGAGCTCTGGAGTGGGAGTGGTAA
- a CDS encoding type II toxin-antitoxin system RelE/ParE family toxin produces MNPEASYQIDLRRAAQKQLDKLTGRDYHVVAEAISALAKQPRPQNVEKLAESGLLRIRIRAFRIVYSIDDKERLVTVVKVARRSEDTYRRL; encoded by the coding sequence GTGAATCCCGAGGCGAGTTACCAGATTGATCTACGCCGAGCCGCCCAGAAACAGTTAGACAAGCTTACTGGCCGAGATTACCACGTTGTTGCTGAAGCTATCTCTGCTTTAGCGAAACAGCCAAGACCACAAAATGTAGAAAAACTCGCAGAAAGCGGCCTATTGCGTATCAGAATTAGAGCTTTCCGGATAGTCTATTCAATCGATGATAAGGAACGTCTGGTTACAGTAGTTAAGGTAGCCAGGCGTTCAGAAGATACTTACAGAAGACTGTGA
- a CDS encoding corrinoid protein, protein MADLSLLAQAIDQGDREKTVALTQAAFDAGTNPQDIVAQGLQAGMAVVGEKFSSGEYFLPDMLMAARAMKAALEVLQPALEKTGVLTIGRVVIGTVEGDMHDIGKNVVATFLSGNGFEVFDLGLNVSVQKFIDEVKEKKPDILGMSALLTTTMPVMGKVIKSLEEVGLRSSVKVIVGGAPVTQDYANYIGADSYAHDGGRAVPACKQLLGK, encoded by the coding sequence ATGGCTGATTTGTCTCTTTTGGCCCAGGCGATTGACCAGGGCGACCGTGAAAAAACCGTGGCGTTGACTCAGGCGGCGTTCGATGCCGGCACCAACCCGCAGGACATCGTCGCGCAGGGATTACAGGCCGGCATGGCGGTGGTGGGTGAGAAATTCTCCAGCGGCGAGTACTTTTTACCCGATATGCTCATGGCGGCGCGGGCGATGAAGGCTGCCCTTGAGGTGCTCCAGCCGGCACTGGAGAAGACCGGCGTTCTGACCATCGGCAGGGTGGTCATCGGCACCGTTGAGGGCGACATGCACGACATAGGCAAGAACGTGGTCGCCACCTTTCTCAGCGGGAACGGCTTTGAGGTCTTTGACCTCGGGCTCAACGTGTCGGTCCAGAAATTCATTGACGAGGTGAAGGAGAAAAAGCCGGATATTCTGGGCATGTCGGCCCTGTTGACGACGACCATGCCGGTGATGGGTAAGGTCATCAAGTCGCTGGAGGAGGTGGGGCTGCGTTCCAGCGTGAAGGTGATTGTCGGTGGGGCGCCGGTCACGCAGGACTATGCCAACTACATCGGCGCCGATAGCTATGCTCATGACGGTGGCCGGGCGGTGCCAGCGTGCAAGCAGCTTCTGGGGAAATAG
- a CDS encoding tetratricopeptide repeat protein, whose amino-acid sequence MTYQEERLASLKRQRTKQAIDLAMQGRWQEAIAANKAILEDFPNDVDAHNRLGRAYMELGEYRQAKEAYGRTAELDPFNTIAKKNLQRLNYLGEAKVTAESTARKVEPHRFIEEIGKAGVINLYHLAPTQVRARLVAGDEVFLKIIGIRLVVEDDLGQYVGHVDPKNGQRLIKLMDGGNKYSAAVVSSTEEAMTVIIREVYQDPSQIGKLSFPSKGVGETKPYVDEKVFKLESEIEEIMPEESGYTIIGGDEIEVLPEESTDISDESVSEEE is encoded by the coding sequence ATGACGTACCAGGAAGAGAGACTGGCGAGCCTGAAACGGCAGCGCACCAAGCAGGCAATAGACCTGGCAATGCAGGGTCGCTGGCAGGAGGCAATTGCCGCCAACAAGGCAATTCTGGAGGACTTCCCTAACGATGTGGATGCCCACAATCGCTTGGGCCGTGCTTATATGGAACTGGGAGAATATCGGCAGGCCAAAGAAGCTTATGGCCGAACCGCCGAGCTTGACCCTTTCAACACCATTGCCAAGAAGAACCTGCAACGCTTGAACTATCTCGGTGAGGCTAAAGTCACCGCCGAAAGCACGGCACGTAAGGTTGAGCCGCATCGGTTCATTGAGGAAATCGGCAAGGCTGGCGTGATAAACCTCTATCATCTGGCGCCAACGCAGGTACGCGCCCGCCTCGTCGCCGGCGATGAGGTATTTCTCAAGATAATTGGTATCCGTTTGGTAGTTGAGGATGACCTCGGGCAGTACGTGGGGCATGTTGACCCGAAGAACGGGCAGCGCCTGATTAAACTGATGGATGGCGGCAACAAGTATTCGGCGGCGGTGGTGAGCTCCACTGAAGAAGCGATGACCGTTATTATCCGTGAGGTCTATCAGGACCCGAGCCAGATAGGGAAACTGTCTTTTCCATCAAAAGGAGTGGGGGAAACCAAGCCTTACGTTGACGAAAAGGTCTTCAAGCTTGAGTCTGAAATTGAGGAAATAATGCCGGAGGAATCTGGCTACACCATTATTGGCGGCGATGAAATAGAAGTATTGCCGGAGGAGTCTACTGACATCAGTGACGAGTCCGTCAGCGAAGAAGAATAG
- the mazG gene encoding nucleoside triphosphate pyrophosphohydrolase produces the protein MDKFETLVAIIARLRGPGGCPWDKEQTHESLREALLEECYEVLEALDEKSSRRLSEELGDLLMQIVFHAQLAAESGEFQLRDVIQNINRKLIQRHPHVFGSVKVKDAGEALVNWEALKKKEKGEKASLLDNVPKKLPALGYSQEIQDRAARTGFDWENIGGIIDKLVEEVGELKRADSQQEKVHEFGDLLFTLVNVARWLGMDSESALREANRRFYKRFSHMEETCRKRGVSLADLSFDEQNELWEEAKKKVD, from the coding sequence CTGGATAAATTTGAGACACTGGTGGCGATAATCGCCCGGCTGCGCGGACCGGGAGGCTGTCCCTGGGATAAAGAGCAGACCCATGAGTCGCTGCGTGAAGCGTTGCTTGAGGAGTGCTATGAGGTTCTGGAAGCACTCGATGAAAAGAGCAGCCGGAGACTGTCCGAGGAACTGGGCGACCTGCTGATGCAGATAGTATTCCACGCGCAACTCGCTGCCGAATCAGGCGAATTCCAGCTGCGTGACGTGATACAAAATATCAACCGCAAGCTCATTCAGCGTCACCCCCACGTCTTCGGCTCGGTAAAGGTAAAGGATGCCGGCGAGGCACTGGTCAACTGGGAGGCACTGAAGAAAAAGGAGAAGGGAGAGAAAGCCTCACTGCTGGACAATGTGCCGAAAAAGCTGCCGGCGCTGGGCTACAGCCAGGAAATCCAGGACAGGGCGGCCAGAACCGGATTTGACTGGGAAAACATTGGAGGTATTATTGACAAGCTGGTCGAGGAAGTTGGCGAACTGAAAAGGGCGGACAGCCAGCAAGAAAAGGTGCACGAGTTCGGCGACCTGCTCTTTACGCTGGTTAACGTGGCGCGCTGGTTGGGTATGGACTCGGAGTCGGCACTGCGGGAGGCTAACCGCAGGTTTTATAAGCGTTTTTCCCATATGGAGGAGACCTGCCGCAAACGTGGGGTGAGCCTTGCCGACTTATCCTTTGACGAGCAAAACGAACTGTGGGAAGAGGCGAAAAAGAAGGTAGATTGA
- a CDS encoding aspartate kinase has protein sequence MALIVQKYGGTSVADAERIKNVAKRIARTRDQGNQVVVVVSAMGDTTDELIQLAYQISEGPDNRELDVLLSTGEVVTSTLLAMALHSMGYQAISLNGAQAGIRTDSAYSRARILQIEPKRVVKELDKGNIVIVAGFQGITDDMDVTTLGRGGSDTTAVALAASLGAEVCQIYTDVEGVYSADPHLVSEAHHLDEIHYEEMLELATYGAKVVHPRAVELGELFNIPILVASSFTENPGTLIHGGVSMEVRDKVRSIVYDLNVGKITVVGVPDRPGIAATIFSPLAKAGISVDTIVQNASIQGITDLTFTVVKGDLARAMEVVRPIASQINARECASDDKLGAVSIIGTGMQNTPGFAARMFSTLSENNINIHLITTSEVRITCIINAEEVQEAVRALHRAFEIEEE, from the coding sequence ATGGCATTAATCGTGCAGAAATACGGCGGGACATCGGTGGCCGATGCCGAGCGCATCAAGAACGTGGCCAAGCGGATTGCCCGCACCAGGGACCAGGGCAACCAGGTGGTGGTGGTCGTCTCGGCAATGGGGGATACCACAGATGAACTTATCCAGCTGGCCTATCAGATTTCGGAGGGACCGGACAACCGCGAGCTTGATGTCCTGCTTTCTACCGGTGAAGTTGTCACCAGCACCCTGCTGGCCATGGCGCTGCACAGCATGGGCTATCAGGCTATCAGCCTCAACGGTGCTCAGGCTGGAATTCGCACCGATTCAGCTTATAGTCGGGCGCGCATCCTTCAGATAGAGCCCAAGCGGGTGGTCAAAGAGCTGGATAAAGGGAATATCGTCATCGTGGCCGGCTTTCAGGGCATTACCGATGACATGGATGTCACTACACTGGGGCGGGGTGGCTCGGATACCACGGCCGTCGCACTGGCGGCCAGCCTGGGGGCGGAAGTGTGTCAGATATACACCGATGTTGAAGGGGTATACAGTGCTGACCCGCACCTGGTTTCCGAAGCACATCATCTTGACGAAATACACTATGAGGAGATGCTGGAGCTGGCGACTTACGGAGCGAAGGTGGTACACCCACGGGCGGTGGAGCTAGGGGAGTTGTTCAATATTCCCATCCTGGTGGCCTCCAGCTTTACGGAGAATCCGGGGACTCTAATACATGGAGGGGTATCAATGGAAGTTCGGGACAAGGTAAGAAGTATTGTATATGACCTCAATGTAGGTAAGATAACGGTCGTCGGTGTACCGGATCGCCCCGGGATTGCCGCTACTATCTTCAGCCCCCTTGCCAAAGCGGGAATCAGCGTGGATACCATTGTGCAGAACGCCAGCATTCAGGGTATCACTGACCTGACCTTTACCGTGGTCAAGGGCGACCTTGCCCGGGCGATGGAGGTGGTCAGGCCAATCGCATCACAGATCAATGCCAGAGAGTGCGCCAGCGATGATAAACTGGGTGCGGTGAGCATCATCGGCACCGGGATGCAGAATACTCCCGGCTTTGCCGCCCGTATGTTCAGCACCCTCAGCGAGAACAATATCAATATCCATTTGATTACGACCTCGGAAGTGCGGATAACGTGTATCATTAACGCTGAAGAGGTCCAGGAAGCGGTGCGTGCCCTGCATCGGGCGTTTGAGATCGAAGAAGAATAG
- the nadD gene encoding nicotinate-nucleotide adenylyltransferase — MNTGILGGTFDPVHNGHLIVADVVRAQLNLNEVLFIPAGQPWLKPERIITAAEHRLHMLRLALDDTPYFSISEIEIERSGPTYTIDTITALKEQLNAEDELFFILGQDNLMQLPQWHEAPNLIELCYLVAVPRPGVKKPDLKALEAEIPGITQRVMLMKQPQVDINATDIRERVARGLSVRHLVPEPVNRYIKENRLYVS; from the coding sequence ATGAACACAGGTATTCTGGGGGGCACATTTGACCCGGTGCACAACGGTCACCTTATCGTCGCCGATGTGGTCAGAGCGCAGCTCAACTTGAACGAAGTACTTTTCATCCCGGCTGGCCAGCCATGGCTCAAGCCAGAGCGTATCATCACGGCGGCCGAACACCGACTGCATATGCTGCGGCTGGCGCTGGACGACACGCCCTATTTCAGCATCTCTGAAATCGAAATAGAACGGTCTGGACCAACTTATACGATTGATACCATTACCGCGCTGAAAGAGCAACTCAATGCCGAGGATGAATTGTTCTTTATACTGGGGCAGGATAACCTGATGCAGCTCCCGCAGTGGCATGAAGCGCCAAACCTCATCGAGCTCTGTTACCTGGTAGCGGTACCCAGGCCGGGCGTGAAAAAGCCGGATTTGAAAGCGCTGGAGGCGGAAATCCCGGGCATAACGCAGCGGGTTATGCTCATGAAGCAGCCGCAGGTTGATATCAACGCCACGGACATCAGGGAACGCGTTGCCAGAGGCCTTTCGGTGCGCCACCTTGTCCCCGAGCCGGTCAACCGGTATATCAAAGAGAATAGATTATATGTTAGCTGA
- a CDS encoding NifU family protein: MQDKVTEVMDKIRPALQRDGGDVELVEVNDGTVKVRLTGACAGCPMSTMTLKMGIEKILKEQIPEVKEVVAV, from the coding sequence ATGCAGGACAAAGTCACGGAGGTAATGGACAAGATTCGCCCCGCCCTACAAAGAGACGGCGGCGATGTGGAACTGGTCGAAGTTAATGATGGCACCGTGAAGGTCAGACTGACTGGTGCCTGTGCTGGCTGCCCGATGTCCACCATGACGCTCAAGATGGGGATTGAGAAAATCCTGAAAGAGCAGATACCGGAAGTTAAAGAAGTAGTGGCGGTTTAA